From Spea bombifrons isolate aSpeBom1 chromosome 6, aSpeBom1.2.pri, whole genome shotgun sequence, a single genomic window includes:
- the CSNK1E gene encoding casein kinase I: MELRVGNKYRLGRKIGSGSFGDIYLGANIATGEEVAIKLECVKTKHPQLHIESKFYKMMQGGVGIPSIKWCGAEGDYNVMVMELLGPSLEDLFNFCSRKFSLKTVLLLADQMISRIEYIHSKNFIHRDVKPDNFLMGLGKKGNLVYIIDFGLAKKYRDARTHQHIPYRENKNLTGTARYASINTHLGIEQSRRDDLESLGYVLMYFNLGSLPWQGLKAATKRQKYERISEKKMSTPIEVLCKGYPSEFSTYLNFCRSLRFDDKPDYSYLRQLFRNLFHRQGFSYDYVFDWNMLKFGAARNPEDLDRERREHDREERMGQLRGSATRALPPGPPAGTAPNRLRNGAEPVASTPASRIQQSGNTSPRAISRVDRERKVSMRLHRGAPANVSSSDLTGRQEVSRISASQASIPFDHLGK, from the exons ATGGAGCTCAGAGTGGGAAACAAGTACAGGCTGGGCAGGAAGATTGGCAGCGGTTCTTTTGGGGACATCTATTTAG GTGCAAACATTGCTACTGGTGAGGAGGTTGCTATTAAGCTGGAATGTGTGAAGACAAAGCACCCTCAATTGCACATTGAGAGCAAATTCTACAAAATGATGCAGGGTGGAG TGGGGATCCCTTCCATCAAATGGTGTGGTGCAGAGGGAGACTACAACGTGATGGTAATGGAGTTATTGGGCCCAAGCCTGGAGGACCTCTTTAATTTCTGCTCTCGCAAGTTCAGCCTGAAAACTGTACTCCTCCTTGCAGATCAGATG ATCAGCCGAATTGAGTATATTCATTCCAAGAACTTCATACATCGGGACGTAAAACCTGACAACTTCTTAATGGGACTTGGCAAGAAGGGCAACTTGGTTTACATTATTGATTTTGGGCTTGCCAAGAAGTATCGTGATGCTAGGACGCACCAGCACATCCCAtatagagaaaacaaaaacctaaCTGGGACTGCTAGATATGCATCTATCAACACCCATCTTGGTATAG AGCAAAGTCGCCGTGATGATTTGGAGAGCTTGGGATATGTGCTGATGTACTTTAACCTTGGATCACTACCATGGCAAGGTTTGAAGGCTGCAACCAAACGTCAGAAGTACGAACGTATTAGTGAGAAGAAAATGTCTACGCCCATTGAGGTTCTCTGCAAAGGCTACCCAT CTGAATTCTCAACTTATCTGAATTTCTGCCGTTCCCTGCGGTTTGATGACAAGCCGGATTATTCATACCTGAGACAGTTGTTCCGTAACCTTTTCCATCGGCAAGGCTTCTCCTACGACTATGTGTTTGACTGGAACATGCTAAAATTT GGTGCAGCTCGGAACCCAGAGGATCTGGACAGGGAGAGGCGAGAGCATGACAGAGAAGAGAGAATGGGGCAGCTGAGAGGCTCTGCTACTCGGGCACTTCCCCCTGGACCACCTGCTGGAACAGCCCCCAACCGCCTGAGGAATGGTGCAGAACCAGTAGCCTCCACGCCTGCCTCTAGAATTCAGCAAAGTG GTAACACCTCTCCAAGGGCTATCTCACGGGTGGACAGGGAGCGCAAGGTCAGCATGAGGTTACACCGGGGAGCCCCTGCAAATGTTTCTTCCTCTGATCTGACAGGGCGACAAGAAGTGTCACGGATTTCAGCATCACAG GCCAGTATACCGTTTGACCACCTTGGGAAATGA